GGGCGCTGTGGTACCCCATCTCTTTGAGCAGCTGATTACGGGCCGCGACTTCAACGATGGTGGTGATGTTGCGCCCGGGACGCACCGGAATTTTCAACAGGGGAATCGCCAGCCCGAGGATTTCATAGCGCATCTCCTCAAGGCCGAGCCGGTCAAATTCGGCCTCGTCCCGCCACTCTACCAGCTCGATGGCGAGATCGATTTTTTTGCGCTCGCGGGTGGCGGCCACCCCGAAGAGATGACGGATATTGATGATCCCCAGTCCGCGGATTTCCATATGATAGTGCAGCAGATCGTTCCCTTCGCCGAAGAGCACCGCGGGCAGTTTCATGCGGATCTTGACGACGTCGTCAGCCACCAGCTTGTGCCCCTTGAGAACCAGATCAAGGGCGCATTCGCTCTTGCCGATCCCGCTCTTTCCCAGCAGCAGCACGCCGACACCGAGGATATCCACCAACACCCCGTGAACGGTGGTGGAAGGTAGCAGTCGTTCTTCAAGGAATTGGGTAATCAGGGAAATAAACCGGGAACTCTGATGCTGAGAACGCAGCAATGGAATCGCATATTGCTCAGCGCAATCGATCAGCAGGCGTGGAGGAATCTGGCCTTTGGTGATGATGAAACAAGAGACGTCGAGTTCGCAGAGTCCCCGCAGATGGCGATCGGCTACCTGCGGATCAAGCTGTTCGAGATAGCTCAACTCGGTAGACCCGAGAACCTGAATCCGGTCGGGATGAAGATTGGTGGTATAACCGGCAATAGCCAAGCCGGGCTTCTGGATACGGGGTACCTGAATACGCTTGTCCAGACCGCGCTCGCCAGCGAGCAATTCGAGATCGAGACCGGCCTCTTTTTCGGCCAGCAGCTCTTGGATACTCAGACCAGCCATGCTTTTGCATATACCTGGGGTTCGCGATGGACGGGGAAAGGAAAAAACCTTTACATCCGGTCTTCTTCCTCAGCGATGATGGTGTACAGATCCTCCGCCGGAGCGTCGATGAGACGGCGCCGTACCGCGGGATTCTTCAGCAGCTTGGAGATTCGGGCCAGGGTTTTCAAATGCACCCCCACCGACTCCTCGGGGGCCACTAACAGGAAAAAGAGATGGGCTTGGCGACCATCCATCGAATCGAAGTCAACCCCCCCGCGACTGCGTCCGAAAGCCAGCAGCAGCCGGTCGAGCCGGGCAAGTTTACCGTGGGGTATAGCGACCCCTTCGCCGATACCGGTGCTCCCC
This genomic stretch from Desulfuromonas acetexigens harbors:
- the hprK gene encoding HPr(Ser) kinase/phosphatase; the protein is MAGLSIQELLAEKEAGLDLELLAGERGLDKRIQVPRIQKPGLAIAGYTTNLHPDRIQVLGSTELSYLEQLDPQVADRHLRGLCELDVSCFIITKGQIPPRLLIDCAEQYAIPLLRSQHQSSRFISLITQFLEERLLPSTTVHGVLVDILGVGVLLLGKSGIGKSECALDLVLKGHKLVADDVVKIRMKLPAVLFGEGNDLLHYHMEIRGLGIINIRHLFGVAATRERKKIDLAIELVEWRDEAEFDRLGLEEMRYEILGLAIPLLKIPVRPGRNITTIVEVAARNQLLKEMGYHSAREFQDRLEKRMAETAWLHAHSIIGDNLE
- a CDS encoding PTS sugar transporter subunit IIA, whose amino-acid sequence is MKIAELLNPNAIAGELKATGKEEALGELTDVLAKAFGNLDPEEVLRVLHEREALGSTGIGEGVAIPHGKLARLDRLLLAFGRSRGGVDFDSMDGRQAHLFFLLVAPEESVGVHLKTLARISKLLKNPAVRRRLIDAPAEDLYTIIAEEEDRM